The Nostoc sp. 'Peltigera membranacea cyanobiont' N6 genome contains the following window.
CGTATGGCACTGGGTTTACTGGGATTTGGAACTCTTTAGAGATCCCCGCACTGGTGAACCGGCCCTTGACTTGCCAAAAATGTTTGGCATTCACCTGTTCTTATCTGGTTTACTTTGTTTTGGCTTTGGTGCTTTTCATGTCACCGGATTATTTGGGCCGGGGATATGGGTTTCTGATGCTTATGGTATAACTGGGGCTGCCCAGGGAGTAGCACCAGAATGGGGCCCAGATGGTTTTAACCCATATAACCCTGGTGGCATTGCGGCTCACCACATTGCTGCTGGTGTTGTTGGTATTATTGCAGGCTTATTCCACCTCACAGTTAGACCCCCCGAACGGCTCTACAAAGCCCTACGGATGGGGAACATTGAAACAGTACTTTCTAGCAGTATCGCAGCAGTCTTCTTTGCTGCTTTCGTTGTTGCAGGTACTATGTGGTACGGTAACGCCGCCACTCCCATCGAATTGTTTGGCCCTACCCGCTATCAATGGGATCAAAACTACTTCCGTCAAGAAATTCAGCGCCGCGCCCAAACTAGCGTTGCTCAAGGTGCAACCCTTGACCAAGCTTGGTCGCAGATTCCTGAAAAACTGGCTTTCTATGATTACGTTGGTAATAGCCCCGCTAAAGGCGGTCTATTCCGTACAGGGCCGATGGTGAAGGGTGATGGTATTGCCCAATCTTGGCAAGGTCACGCCGTATTCAAAGATTCTGAAGGACGGGAATTGACCGTGCGTCGTCTCCCCAACTTCTTTGAAACCTTCCCAGTGATTTTGACTGATGCTGATGGAATTGTCCGCGCTGACATTCCCTTCCGTCGGGCAGAATCTAAGTATAGCTTCGAGCAATCTGGTGTTACCGTTAGTTTCTATGGTGGCAATCTGAATGGTACAACCTTTACAGAGCCAGCTGATGTGAAGAAGTATGCCCGGAAAGCTCAAGGTGGTGAAATCTTTGAATTTGACCGCGAAACCTTGAACTCTGATGGTGTATTCCGCACCAGTCCTAGAGGTTGGTTTACCTTTGGACACGCCGTATTTGCTCTGCTGTTCTTCTTTGGTCATCTCTGGCATGGCTCTCGGACAATTTACCGAGACGTATTTGCTGGTGTTGATGCCGATCTAGAAGAACAAGTTGAGTGGGGTCTGTTCCAGAAAGTGGGTGACAAATCAACCCGCCGGAAAGAAGCCCTTTAAAGGACTGGAGACTGGGGACTGGGGATTGGGGGACTAGGAAAAAGTTTTCCCAATCCCTAATACCCAGTACCCAATCCCTAATTCCTCATTACTAGCTGGATAGGCAGGAACTAATAATATGGAAAGCGTTGCTTACATCTTGATTTTTACTCTGTGTATAGGTACTCTCTTTTTTGCGATCGCATTTCGCGAACCCCCTCGCTTTGAGAAACCAAAAGATAAGTAGATCCTATTTACCAGACCTTTAACTTGATTTAAAGAAGTTAGTATCCGTTGCTGCTAAGTGTGGTGGCAACGGATATTATTGTTTTTGTCCTTTGTTGGTTTTAACTACTTAGTAAATAAGCAATCATTTTTATATTGTGATATAATTTCCAATCTTGGGAGTAGATATGTGTTAATACTAGCTTTTCTGCGCTAGGATGAAAAAGGATGTTTTGTGTAAGCTGCCATAGAACTGCTTGCATAGTACATTACGCCTGTCACACAACCTTTACGGAGACTAGAACCAGGAACAAATAAGCATGGTCAATCAGAATTTAACCGCTACAGAAATTGGATTCACTCAC
Protein-coding sequences here:
- the psbB gene encoding photosystem II chlorophyll-binding protein CP47 — its product is MGLPWYRVHTVVLNDPGRLISVHLMHTALVAGWAGSMALYELAVFDPSDPILNPMWRQGMFVLPFMSRLGVTQSWGGWNVTGGPASDPGFWSFEGVAAAHIVLSGLLFLAAVWHWVYWDLELFRDPRTGEPALDLPKMFGIHLFLSGLLCFGFGAFHVTGLFGPGIWVSDAYGITGAAQGVAPEWGPDGFNPYNPGGIAAHHIAAGVVGIIAGLFHLTVRPPERLYKALRMGNIETVLSSSIAAVFFAAFVVAGTMWYGNAATPIELFGPTRYQWDQNYFRQEIQRRAQTSVAQGATLDQAWSQIPEKLAFYDYVGNSPAKGGLFRTGPMVKGDGIAQSWQGHAVFKDSEGRELTVRRLPNFFETFPVILTDADGIVRADIPFRRAESKYSFEQSGVTVSFYGGNLNGTTFTEPADVKKYARKAQGGEIFEFDRETLNSDGVFRTSPRGWFTFGHAVFALLFFFGHLWHGSRTIYRDVFAGVDADLEEQVEWGLFQKVGDKSTRRKEAL
- a CDS encoding photosystem II reaction center protein T; the protein is MESVAYILIFTLCIGTLFFAIAFREPPRFEKPKDK